The following is a genomic window from Mycobacterium parmense.
CCCAGCGTGGTGGGCTTGCCGTCACGGATGCGCTCGACGAGCAGCCAGGCGAGCATGGCCGTGGCCGTCGCGATCGTCGTGGTCATGAACGTCGACCCGGCGGAACCGTTGGAGCTGGTCGCCGACCCGGCGTTGAACCCGAACCAGCCGAACCACAGCAAGCCGGCGCCGAGCATCACGAAGGGCACGTTGTGCGGGCGGAACAGCGTGGTGGGCCAGCCTTTTCGCTTGCCCAGCACGAGCGCCAGCGCCAGGCCCGCAACACCGGAGTTGATATGGACCGCGGTCCCTCCGGCGAAGTCGATCGCATGCAGCTTGTTGTTGATCCAGCCGCCGTGCTCGGAGGCGAACCCGTCGGCCGCGAACACCCAGTGGGCGACCGGGAAATAGACCAGGGTGGCCCAAAGCCCGGCGAACACCACCCAGGCGGTGAACTTCATCCGGTCGGCCACCGCCCCCGAGATCAGCGCGACGGTGATGATGGCGAACATCAGCTGGAAGGCGACGAAAACGGTGGCGGGCATGGTGCCGGCCAGCGGAATGTCCACCTGCGTAACGCCTTTGGTGGGGTCACCCTTGACCGCGTTGCCACCGATCAGACCCTTGAGGCCCCAGTAGTCGCCGGGGTTGCCGACCACGCCACCTTTGCTGTCGCCGAACGACATCGAGTAGCCGTAGAGCACCCACAGCACTGTGACGACGCCCATCGAGCTGATGCTCATCATGATCATGTTGAGCACGCTTCTGGTGCGTACCATGCCGCCGTAGAAGAACGCCAGACCAGGCGTCATCAACAGCACCAGCGCGGAACTCGCCAACATCCAGGCGGTATCGCCGGTATCGGGTTGGCCCAATTGCGGGAATGCCACTCGCTATCACCTCCGGTCGCACAGGGACGGCCGGCAGGCGTGCGCCTGTGGCCTGATCCAGAACCATGCGCAATGGTTGTTTCCGCAGTAAAGCCACAGTGTTTCGTCAGGATTAACGTCAGGCTTGCCGTGTAAGGGCACTCAGCCAAGCAGCGCGTCGACGAAGGCAGCCGGCTCGAAGGGCGCCAAATCGTCGGGACCTTCGCCGAGCCCAACCAGCTTCACCGGCACCCCGAGTTCCTGCTGAACACGGAAAACGATGCCGCCCTTGGCCGTTCCGTCCAGCTTGGTCAGGACGGCCCCGGTGATGTCGACGACGTCGGCGAAGACGCGCGCCTGCGCCAGCCCATTCTGGCCGATGGTCGCGTCGAGAACCAGCAACACCTCGTCGACGGCGGCCCGCCGGGTCACCACGCGCTTGACTTTGTCGAGTTCGTCCATCAGCCCGACCTTGGTGTGCAGGCGCCCCGCGGTGTCGATGAGCACCACGTCGGCGCCCGCGGCGATGCCCTTGTCGACGGCGTCGAACGCCACCGCCGCGGGGTCGGCGCCCTCGGCCCCGCGCACCACCTCCGCGCCGACCCGCGACGCCCAGGTCTCCAGCTGATCGGCCGCCGCGGCCCGGAAGGTGTCGGCGGCCCCCAGCACGACGCGCCGCCCGTCGGCCACCAGCACCCGCGCCAGCTTGCCGACGGTGGTGGTCTTGCCGGTGCCGTTCACGCCGACGATCAGCAACACCGACGGGTGGTCGGCGTGCGGCAGGGCGCGGATCGAGCGGTCCATGTCGGGTCGCAGCTCGGTGATCAGAACGTCGCGGAAAACGGCCTTGGCGTCGGCCTCGGTGCGCACGGCGCTGCTCGCCAGCCGGCTGCGCAACTGGGCGATGACCGACTCGGCGACCACCGGGCCCAGGTCGGCGACCAGCAGGGTGTCCTCGACGTCCTGCCAGGCCTCCTCGTCCAGGTCGCCCCCGCCGATCAGGCCCAGCACGCTGCGCCCGAGCGCGTTCTGCGACCTGGCCAGCCGGCCGCGCAGCCGTTCCAGCCGGCCTTCGGTCGGGGCGATCTCCTCGATCTCCGGGGCAGCCGGCGTCGGCCCGGGCGCCGGCTCCGGGGTCTCCGGGGCCGGCGGGGTTTCCAGGGCCGGCGGGGCCTCCGGGACCGGCGGGGCCTCCGCAGCCGGCGGAGCCTGCGGCGGCGAGGCGATCGTCTCGGGTTCGGGGAGGGTGACCTCGGAGATCGTGCGCCGGGGCGCGTCGCGCGGGACGGCCGCGTCGTCGCCGACCCCGGGCAGCCCCGTGGTGTCCACCCGTTCGGCGGTCGGCGTCTGGCTGAAGGAGATGCCCGACGACGCCGTGTAACCGCCGGAGCGGTCGAGCGTTCCGGGCTGCGCCTGGGCCGTGAAGCTGATCCGACGCCGCCGGTGGCGCACCAGTCCCAGGACCAGCAGGGCGACGACAAGCAGGGCCGCGACGACCGCGACGGCGATCCAAAGACCTTGGGACACGGTGACATTGTTTCAAGCGGCCCGGCGGCGGCGGGACCGCCCCTGGTCAGCCCCGGTCAGCTACTAATCCGCCGCGGCGACCAGCTGCTCGACCTGCTGGCCGCGCATTCGCTGCGAGATGACGGCGGTGATGCCGTCACCCTGCATCGTCACGCCGTAGAGGGCGTCGGCGACCTCCATGGTCGGCTTCTGGTGGGTGATGATGATGAGCTGTGACCGCGCCCTGAGCAGCTCGAACAGCGAGATCAGCCGGCGCAGGTTCGTGTCGTCGAGGGCGGCCTCGACCTCGTCCATGATGTAGAACGGCGACGGGCGGGCGCGGAAGATCGCCACCAGCATCGCCACGGCCGTCAGCGCCTTCTCGCCACCCGACAGCAAAGACAGCCGGGTGACCTTCTTGCCCGGGGGACGGGCCTCCACCTCGATGCCGGTGGTGAGCATGTCGTCGGGGTTGGTCAGCCGCAGCCGGCCCTCCCCGCCGGGGAACAGCACCGTGAAGACGTCGCGGAATTCGCGCTCGACGTCGACGAAGGCCTCGTTGAACACCTGCAGGATGCGGGCGTCGACGTCGGCGACGACGCCGAGCAGGTCAGCGCGCGCGGCCTTGACGTCCTCGAGCTGCGTGGCCAGGAAGTTATAGCGCTCCTCGAGCGCAGCGAACTCCTCCAAAGCGAGCGGGTTGACCCGGCCCAGCTCGGCCAGCTCACGCTCGGCGCGCTTGGCCCGGCGTTCCTGGGTCGGCCGGTCGTACGGGATCGGGGCGGGGGCGAACACCTGCTCGCCGCGTTCGCGGGCCTGCTCGTACTCGGCCATCTCCAGCTCGGTCGGCGGCAGCGCGACCTGCGGGCCGTACTCCGCGATCAGGTCGGCCGGCGCCATCCCGAACTGCTCGAGCACCATCTGCTCGAGTTGCTCGATGCGCAGCGCCGCTTGGGCGTTGGCCACCTCGTCGCGGTGCAGCGAATCGGTGAGCGCGGCCACCCGCGCGCTGAGCGCGTTGACCTCGTCGCGCACGGCCGCGATCCCGGCGGAACGTTGCCGGCGCTCGGCCACCACCGCGTCGCGGATCGCCGACGCCGCGCCGACGACCCGGTCCAGCCGCTGCCCCAGCAGCCGACCGGCGTCGGCCACCGCGGCCGCCACGGCGGCGGCCCGCAGCCGCGCCTCCCGGGCCTGCTGGGCCCGCAGCCTCGCCTCGCGTTCGGCGGCCGCCGCGCGCCGCAGCGAGTCGGCCCGCCCGCGCACCGCGTTGGCGCGCTCCTCGGCGGTCCGCACCGCCAGGCGGGCCTCCACCTCGACGCCGCGGGCGCTCTCGGCCGCGGCCGCGATCCGCCCGCGGGCCGTGGCGAAGTCCGGCTCGTCGGTCTGCACCTGCTGGGATTCCTGGGCTACGCGCAGCCGCGTCTCGAGCCCGGTGACCTCCTCGACGGTCTGCGCGCGCCCGGCCTCGAGCTCCTCGCGCTGGCGCAGCAGTCGGTTCCACTCCTCGTCGGCCGCGCGGGCCTCGTGTCCCAGGCGACCCAGCTGTTCGTACATCGCCGAGATCGCGGTGTCGGATTCGTTGAGCGCGGCCAGCGCCTGTTCGGCGGAGTCCTGGCGGGCGGTCTGTTCGGCCAGCGCGCCGGACAGGGCCGCGGTCAGCTGGGCGACCCGCGCCTCCGCGGCGGCGAGCTCGCCGCCGGCCTTGTCGATCTCGGAGGCGACCTCGAGCGTGGACAGCTTGCGGTCGGATCCGCCGCTCACCCAGCCGCGGCCGACCATGTCGCCGTGCAGCGTGACCGCGCGCAGCTGCGGTCGCGCGGCGACCAGTTCCAGCGCCCGATCCAGGTCATCGACCACCGCGACACCCGACAGCATGGCGATCATGGCGCCCCGCAGCCGCGTCGGCGCGTCCACCAGGTCGAGCGCCCACGCCGCCCCGTCCGGCAGGGCGTCGTGCTGTGCCGGGTGGTCGGCCGGCCAGTCACCCAGGACCAGCGCCGCGCGGCCCCCGTCGGCTTCCTTGAGCGCGGCGACCGCGGACCGGGCCGCGCCGAGGTTCTCCGCCGCCAGCGCGTCGGCCGCCGATCCGAGCACCGCGGCCAGCGCCGCTTCGTACCCCGGGCGCACCTTGACCAACTTGGCGACCGGCCCGAGCAGCCCGGTGCCGGTGTGATGCTGCGACAGCCACGCCGCGCCGTCCTTGCGCTCCAGCCCCACCGCCAGGGCGTCGATGCGGGCGCGCAGCGACGCCACCTGGCGTTCGGCGTCCCGCTCGGCGGCCTGCAGCTCGGCGACCCGGGCGTCGGCCAACCGCATCGCGGTCACGGTCCGCTCGTGGTGCTCGTCGAGGCCCACCTCGCCCTGGTCCAGCTCGCCCACGCGACCCTGGACGGTCTCGAACTCCGCCTTGGTCTGCTGCGCGCGGTCGGCGGCCTGCTCGATGCGCTCCGAGAGCCGCGCGACGCTGTCGTCGATCGACTCGACGCGCGCCCGCATGGTCTCCACCTGACCGGCCAGCCTCGCCAGGCCCTCGCGGCGGTCGGCCTCCGCACGAACCGCCGCCAGGTGCGCCTTGTCGGCCTCGGCGGCTTCGCGTTCGCGCTCGCCCAGCTCGGCGCGGGCGGCATCCAGCCGGGTCCGCGCCGCGGCCAGTTCGGCCACCAGCTGCTGCTCGGCCACCGCGACCCGCTCGGCCTCGGCGTCCAGGGCGTCGGGATCGGTGTCGCTGGGGGCCACCGGCGCCACGTCGAGGTGCGCGGCGCGTTCGCTGGCGATGCGCACCGTCGCGGCGACGCGCTCGGCCAGGGCGGACAGCGCGAACCAGGTGTGCTGCACGGACTCGGCGCGCCCGGAGAGCTCGGCGAGCGCGGTCTCGTGGGCGGTCAGCTCCTCGGAGGCGACCGCCAGGCGGGCGGACGCCTCGTCGTGCTCGCGGCGCATAGCGGTTTCGGCATCGAGGATGGCGTCGCGCTGGGTCTGCCGGTTGACCAGGTCGTCGGCGGCCAGGCGCAACCGAGCGTCACGCAGGTCGGCCTGGATGGTCTGGGCGCGGCGGGCCACCTCGGCCTGGCGGCCCAGGGGTTTGAGCTGGCGGCGCAGCTCGGTGGTCAGGTCGGACAGGCGGGCCAGGTTGGCCGACATCGCCTCGAGTTTGCGCAGGGCCTTCTCTTTGCGTTTGCGATGCTTGAGCACGCCTGCGGCCTCTTCGATGAAGGCGCGGCGATCCTCGGGCCGCGACTGCAGGATCTCGTCGAGCTTGCCCTGCCCGACGATGACGTGCATCTCGCGGCCGATCCCCGAGTCGCTCAGCAGCTCCTGCACATCCATCAAACGGCAACCGCTGCCGTTGATCTCGTACTCGCTGGCGCCGTCGCGGAACATCCGGCGGGTGATCGACACCTCGGAGTACTCGATGGGCAGCGCGTTGTCGGAGTTGTCGATGGTCACCGTCACCTCGGCGCGGCCCAGCGGCGCCCGTGAGGACGTGCCGGCGAAGATGACGTCCTCCATCTTCCCGCCGCGCAGCGTCTTGGCCCCCTGCTCGCCCATCACCCAGGCGAGGGCGTCGACGACGTTGGACTTGCCCGACCCGTTGGGGCCGACGACCGCCGTGATGCCCGGCTCGAAGCGCAGAGTCGTCGGCGAGGCGAAGGACTTGAAGCCCTTCAGCGTCAGACTCTTGAGGTACATGGCGTGCCAGACTACC
Proteins encoded in this region:
- the smc gene encoding chromosome segregation protein SMC, with product MYLKSLTLKGFKSFASPTTLRFEPGITAVVGPNGSGKSNVVDALAWVMGEQGAKTLRGGKMEDVIFAGTSSRAPLGRAEVTVTIDNSDNALPIEYSEVSITRRMFRDGASEYEINGSGCRLMDVQELLSDSGIGREMHVIVGQGKLDEILQSRPEDRRAFIEEAAGVLKHRKRKEKALRKLEAMSANLARLSDLTTELRRQLKPLGRQAEVARRAQTIQADLRDARLRLAADDLVNRQTQRDAILDAETAMRREHDEASARLAVASEELTAHETALAELSGRAESVQHTWFALSALAERVAATVRIASERAAHLDVAPVAPSDTDPDALDAEAERVAVAEQQLVAELAAARTRLDAARAELGEREREAAEADKAHLAAVRAEADRREGLARLAGQVETMRARVESIDDSVARLSERIEQAADRAQQTKAEFETVQGRVGELDQGEVGLDEHHERTVTAMRLADARVAELQAAERDAERQVASLRARIDALAVGLERKDGAAWLSQHHTGTGLLGPVAKLVKVRPGYEAALAAVLGSAADALAAENLGAARSAVAALKEADGGRAALVLGDWPADHPAQHDALPDGAAWALDLVDAPTRLRGAMIAMLSGVAVVDDLDRALELVAARPQLRAVTLHGDMVGRGWVSGGSDRKLSTLEVASEIDKAGGELAAAEARVAQLTAALSGALAEQTARQDSAEQALAALNESDTAISAMYEQLGRLGHEARAADEEWNRLLRQREELEAGRAQTVEEVTGLETRLRVAQESQQVQTDEPDFATARGRIAAAAESARGVEVEARLAVRTAEERANAVRGRADSLRRAAAAEREARLRAQQAREARLRAAAVAAAVADAGRLLGQRLDRVVGAASAIRDAVVAERRQRSAGIAAVRDEVNALSARVAALTDSLHRDEVANAQAALRIEQLEQMVLEQFGMAPADLIAEYGPQVALPPTELEMAEYEQARERGEQVFAPAPIPYDRPTQERRAKRAERELAELGRVNPLALEEFAALEERYNFLATQLEDVKAARADLLGVVADVDARILQVFNEAFVDVEREFRDVFTVLFPGGEGRLRLTNPDDMLTTGIEVEARPPGKKVTRLSLLSGGEKALTAVAMLVAIFRARPSPFYIMDEVEAALDDTNLRRLISLFELLRARSQLIIITHQKPTMEVADALYGVTMQGDGITAVISQRMRGQQVEQLVAAAD
- a CDS encoding ammonium transporter; this translates as MLASSALVLLMTPGLAFFYGGMVRTRSVLNMIMMSISSMGVVTVLWVLYGYSMSFGDSKGGVVGNPGDYWGLKGLIGGNAVKGDPTKGVTQVDIPLAGTMPATVFVAFQLMFAIITVALISGAVADRMKFTAWVVFAGLWATLVYFPVAHWVFAADGFASEHGGWINNKLHAIDFAGGTAVHINSGVAGLALALVLGKRKGWPTTLFRPHNVPFVMLGAGLLWFGWFGFNAGSATSSNGSAGSTFMTTTIATATAMLAWLLVERIRDGKPTTLGAASGIVAGLVAITPSCSSVNVLGALVIGAAGGAICALAVGLKFRFGFDDSLDVVGVHMIGGLTGTLLVGLVAAPESTAINGVSGVSKGLFYGGGWSQLERQAVGAFSVLFYSFTVTLILAFILKFTIGLRVSPEEEAAGIDESEHAESSYDFGTVTGTGTGSILSSRAPVDDRNGMDRADEKVEAEQS
- the ftsY gene encoding signal recognition particle-docking protein FtsY; translation: MSQGLWIAVAVVAALLVVALLVLGLVRHRRRRISFTAQAQPGTLDRSGGYTASSGISFSQTPTAERVDTTGLPGVGDDAAVPRDAPRRTISEVTLPEPETIASPPQAPPAAEAPPVPEAPPALETPPAPETPEPAPGPTPAAPEIEEIAPTEGRLERLRGRLARSQNALGRSVLGLIGGGDLDEEAWQDVEDTLLVADLGPVVAESVIAQLRSRLASSAVRTEADAKAVFRDVLITELRPDMDRSIRALPHADHPSVLLIVGVNGTGKTTTVGKLARVLVADGRRVVLGAADTFRAAAADQLETWASRVGAEVVRGAEGADPAAVAFDAVDKGIAAGADVVLIDTAGRLHTKVGLMDELDKVKRVVTRRAAVDEVLLVLDATIGQNGLAQARVFADVVDITGAVLTKLDGTAKGGIVFRVQQELGVPVKLVGLGEGPDDLAPFEPAAFVDALLG